The Coffea arabica cultivar ET-39 chromosome 2c, Coffea Arabica ET-39 HiFi, whole genome shotgun sequence genome includes the window GAGTAAGCCATATGCCAACCAACCAAATAAATATCGGACCCCGCTACCATGTTTTGCCCATCCAATGTCTGTCCACCTGTTGTGGTAGCATACACTATACTAAACAAAACGAAGGGAAAgatggaaaatgaaaatgaattttATTCTTCTTAAGTTGGGCACTGTTGTTAGGTAACAAGCAAAATGGACTGTAGTACCGAGAAAAGAAAAGCGTCAAACTTCGCTTACGTAATTGCCAACTGAAGCAAAGAATATCAATTACAAAGACGGTACACCTTAAGGAATTTCTGTTTGATTATACGTTGGGAGATCATCACAGATGCATGAAACCTAGCGAGGGAGGTTAGTTCAGGTCCTTCACCATGCTGCTATTAATGATTCTTTTCCTTATATGCTTTATCTGGCTAAGGTTGTgattggattgcatttttcgtaatttttcatgaaaaaattactgtagcgatttgatgtatgtgaaagaAAATGATAATAGAAAAATATGATCACGGAAAACAACGTAATTTTTTGACGAAAagttacaatccaaacaaggcttaAATTTCAATAACATATGCCATGATCCAGCCAAATTTGCAAAATATGAGCACCAatataacccttttttttttgtgtgtcaAACATAGCGCCAGAATAACTCGGTAaagaacttctgccaaaacccaATTCCATTTCTCCACTACACTCAAAAGACCCTCGGAATCACAACAAAAACTTCTGAGTACATAATTCCAGACTAAAGGCCTTCTTTTACAATGCCAGTTACCATTCAGCCGAGCACTGCTATTTAGTAGTATATTAACAtatactttatatatatatatattcaccaCTAATGCCACAGGACATACTATTGGAGaagcacacacacacacatatatatatatatatatatgcgttgtgggggggggggggggggaaatgGAGGCAGTACACACCATCTAATATCTGTATTTACAGTTCAGCGAAAAGAAACCGCCCACTATAAGTTAAAATGTCTCGACTTCTATCCCAGTCAATGGCAAGGAGTTCACCCATGGCTCCAACCGACAGTATAACCCCGCCAAGCCATTACTTGGATGAAAACTGGTGCTGAAATAGGCGATAATAGTGACTATTTCTCTTCCTCCTTTCTCCTAGTTTCGATCAATTTCAATTAGGTAGGATCAGAATTTCTTCCTCGCAATGAACAGTAAATAAACCAGTATATGCAACCTTCTGACAAACTGAGGTCTTTCGTAAGGCCTTCTGAGATGAACCCATGCTCTGCTCCTGAAAACTCTGTTCACACACGATCTTCACTTTCCCAAAAGAGAGCTCCAACCCACAAGGGGATGTATATTCAGTATGGTAATTGACCAAGCATTTTCACTGCAGAAACATCCACCAACAAATACTAAGATATGATTGCAAAAAATCAGCATTCATTCTAAAGAATCAGCTCAATTTACTCGAGGGATGGGTAATACGAAAACCCGATGCTTATGTGGTTCCTAATTCCATtatcttaattttttaattttaatcctAGAAAAGATAAAGGGTGATGCTCTTTGAAAAATGAGGAGGGGGCTTTAGATGGGGGCCATTGTACATGATCTTAAAATGCTAGTAAAATTTTACCACCCAGTAGCTATGACAATCAACAGCATAATAGCTGTAGAACAATTGATTCACACAGAAAAACAATACCTatcaacagaaaaaaaaaatgccactTCAATTGCTTAAGAAATGATTGAAGGCTTACCACATAACAACTAAGAACCACTGCTCGACTTTTGAACCCAGACTTGTTTCTGCATCAAACCATATTCAGCAAATTTTAGTAATGAAAAGCacacgagagagagagagagacagaacTCAATATACAGTACCTCATGGGAACCAAAGCCAGAAGAACCACCTCTTCTTAATGGTTTACCATCCACAAGTGAAGAACCATCGGAATCCTTCACGTGTGCAGATCCACGGCGACCCCCATGTCTATAAGATCCTATATTACTCACAGAAAAATGAGCGCACAAGAAAATTATGCATTTGTAAATCTTGAGCACATTTGTTAAAATAGCATGCAATGATTGTCAATGATCCGGATTCAAAACTAACCATTATCCGTAGAAGATTGACTACCACGACCGCTTCCACCATGTCTGAACTCTCCTCCACGTGCACTCGACATGTCACTTTTCATCTCAAGTTGAGTACCTAAACAACAGATGGATTTCAGAATTTTACTCAAAACAAGGAGTAAAATGCAAAACTGGCTACCCAAGGTAAACTTGAAAGTCTGTTCCCAGACCAGAAAGAAGAATCCAAAAATTTCCACCAAGATTTAGCAATATCAAGTTAGAACATCTCAACATATTAATTCGAAAGATAACTATACCTTCAGTAGCATCCACTGCTGATTGAGAAGCAGATGATGATAAGGACTCATCACTGGTATGTGAACCATCTGAGCGCCGAAGAGGAGTCCAAACAACACGGTCAGGTCTATCCTTATTCCTCGTGCGTTTTTCCTGCTTCTCGCTGTGGATGTTATGTATATCATTAGGGACCTTATCATCTGAAGCTACATTCGCATCCTTCTGAAGCAATTGCACACTCGGTGGGCGAGGAGGTCTTTTGTCCCTTTCCAAGTTCACGGTCTGGTTTTGCTGGTCAGACCGAACCGAAGAAGGCTGATTCTGGCGATTATCCTTAAGTAATATGCTTCTGATGATCTTTCCACTAGCCTCACGTCTCTGGTTCTGTTTCAGAGCAGAGCTAGGAGGATTCTTAAAAGGAGACGCCGTACTTTGTTGCACTGGTGAACCACCAGACATCTACAGAAGCAATAAAAGGAaatcaactcccttttacaTTGCAGAAGCAAACAGttaaaaatttttacaaatGCAGAAAGTGCCTTTAATTTATCATAGTTTTCATGCAAGAACACCAGAGAAGTTTCTCGGTTTAAATTCCTACCAAGATATAATATAATACTTGTACAAGACATTGGAATCTGAAGCTAGCAGTCATCTTCAAATGGAACGCCAGTATTAGTTTAATTTGCCCTTTTGCAGAGTGCAACACAGAGCAAGCTAAATCTCAGTCCAACAATATTTGGGGACACTGGAGTCTAAAATTTTACAAGCAGCTTAATGTCCAAATTTGATGGTTACTTACCCATAGAGACCGAGCTCAATTTTTCTTAATTCCCCAGCCTCACCACTCTTATAAAACTCCAGAATGCATCTTTATTCAAATACTCCCACTTAACCATAATTGACTTATTAACAACCTCTGCACTGTTGTTCTACTCCAGAGTCAAATAGATATCCCAAAATCAACAAAGCTGAGATAAATAAGGATTTGACTACAAATTTGCTATTTTACTCGCAAGACATGTGACTTACATGAggaatttccttttcttttcctttcaaaagcaaaattttcttcttcccAGAGTCGGTTGGCCCAGAATCTCCTGAAACACATTAGATAGTGGTGGCATGGAACTTTTGCTCTATAAATAACTACATAGACCATGTAACAAGAACATAAAGCACAAACCAACAGATCAGAATTACCACATTAGTAGCCTACAAAGACGGGATAAAAATCCATTAAAGTTCAACCAAAGCCAATTCAACTGGAAAACTATAAATCCATAGAAAATGCTGTTTTCTAGCCTTTTTCAATTTAAAGACAAGCTAAAAGTAGCAAGTCAATAGCGAATTAAAACCCTTCAAAACAGCTTTTGAGCTGAAAGAGCGATAATCAACTTATCCAATGCAACTGAGCACAAACCTTTGAAGCTCTGAAATTTCAGGCAGGAAACAGCCTACCAAATAGAAGCTTAAAAGCTAGCAGTAATGCCAAACAAAATCAACATGAATCAATTTTTAAACATACCACTTTCCTCTTCAAGTTCCCCATTCCCACATGCAGCAGCAGAAGTAACGGATTTGTCAGATAGATGCTGATCATCTTGTTTTGGAACCAGAATATATGTAGATTTGTCTTTTCCACTTGTGGCCTTTGCATTGTCCCTTAGTATGTACTGTTGACAGGGACCAAAATGAGATTTCTTGACAATTATACAAACCAACCGACACAATATTCAGACTACAAAAGTGGTTActtcaatttcaaaatataaataaataaataattttggCACTATTTAACATGATGATGATGACACCACCACGACAAGATATCCAAATACTAAAGATGAAAAAGAAACTGCATGATAAAACAGAAATGgtaaagcaagaaaaaggcaaTGACCAAGCAAAGCTAGCCAGCCAACCGAGCGCTTCGCAAAAAGAACAATCACTAATATCAATGTACTGCACATCTTTTACTGCAACTAACTAACTAATCCAATACAAGAAATGTTTAAtggtaaaaagaaaaacagacaTAACACGAACTACATTAAACATAAACATCTCATAACAAATACTTGACTAAATCAAAATAATCTAATGCATCTTCATACATAACAAAAAATACCACAGATAAAAGGAAAAGAGCTACACAGCAAACATGTCCACCATCCCCATTTTTAAGCAGGTAAAAGTAAAAtagcccaaaacaagcaaagtaATGCAATTTGACCATCTCAATACTAGGAATACTATTTTTGTGCTTGGACACCAATGCTTAGACAAGAAACTAGAGAGgaaagcaagagagagagagagagagagagatggcaATAAGCCAATGGCAAACAAAACATTGGTCTCATGCAAACTCAGAGAACCACAGGATATTCTACGGTGACATGCACAGCCATGAACTGAATTAACAATATTAAATAAACACTGGAAACTTTACCATTGTTGTAGACATCCTCCTCTTCTCAGAACCGCGTTTAGATGAACTTGAGCTAGGACCTCCAATTGATGCTCCACTAACCCTCCTATTTGATTTTCCATTAGAGGCAGACCTCTGCCACAAATCAGAGGTAATAAAGTAAGGGCCTATAAGAAATCTCATTATTGGGAATTCAAAAGCAGCAACCTCATCAAACATATTGGTAAAAGCACAAGTCATGCTCTCACCTAAATAAAACTATCATATAATTAAAGCAGCTCAGACTGGTAATAGCTAAACCCTTATATTTAATGCAAAGGAAATAGACGATATTAATGGCTCTGATCAATGATGATACAAATTTATCAATTTAGAAGTTGATATtcagaatgaaaatgaaagtcagAATACAATTGATCCAATATCTAGGAATTGATCTCGTATTTCCTccaacaaaattgaaattttccaGCACCATCATTCACATCCAGCACCATGTTCAATTCATAGAGAAGTATCACGGAAAGCATGGCTGAAGCAATAGAATATGCAATAAACATCACAAGAACAGCTGAGATAATGTAGTCTAATAAAAACAATAAGCAAGCAAAGAGGCTATACAATGAAAGCCTCCTAAGGCAAAAGGCTAGATCCTATAAAGTTTTATCAGAAACAGTGTAAGTTTCAGCATGATAATAATAGCTGTTTCAGATGAGTGGCTCACACCCTGATTAATTTTTTGTCTTAACATACATTTGATGTATTCCtgatatttcaatttgtaaatcGTCTTCTATATGTATTACAGCTATCCAATTTCTTCGTGTAAACATACTCCACCTCCATCTTGAATCATTTTTGACAACTTCCATAatctgttttctttcttccctaaCTAAAATTTTGCACATCTTAATATTTTCAGCAAATTCTATTTTTCCCATATGTTTCCAAAATACCAAAACATTGGAGAAGACAAAAACTTAAATTCACTTGTGCAACTCGAAAAGCACTACAAGGACTgaacaggaaaaaaaatatactaAAGCATTATATTGATAGAGTTCTATAAAAGTGGACCCATTTTACATTTACTTGTTCCCACTTTCTATTAAATTATATCTTTGACTCTGTCAAGTAACATCAAATCATGCCAGGTGACACTCAACTTGAGACTAACAGACAAGATAGTGCTCAATGTCCAGTTTTTCTAACCTTTCCCCACTGTACTGAGTTTTGAGAAATCTTTTCCTCAATTACACATCATTTGAACTTAGTTATGTCAACTGCATTTCTTTCATTGGCAGACTAGATTGCCATACAGTGGTCCCTGAACAAACTCTAATTTTTTTCTatctaaaaacaaaaaaggagctCTAACCatcaaaaaaacaaaatgacttttCATTTTCTATATTACAAACTAAGGACTGAATGATTCTTATATATTAGCTCCAGTGCCCATAGAAAGCCAATTTTCACTAAGCAACGCATAGATCAGATACGCATGTCCCACCATGGAGTCATCATGGGTCCATCGTGAGTGGTGCATGCAAGAGGGGTTTTGCAAGACGCACACTTCTGAGGTCAATGGACATTGTCTTCTAACTTCTGAATCTCTTGAACAATGCAAGAAGCAACCAGAATAAAAACAACAAGCAAAGAAAGTGCAAGCCTTAAAACTGCTACAAAGTctcaatgaaaaaaaaaaaaaacacctatCATTAAAAAGCATTCCCCTCAACAAGCATTTCAAGAAGATGAATGAAGTCCAAACATAGCGGGCATCAAGCAGGAATCCTACCCGGGTTCCACTCTTAGCTGCTCTTTTCTGACGAACAAAATCCATTAAAGGGGTAACTATAGCAGCCTCCTTCGTGACACCTAGGAAACAAAGCAAAAACAACCATTTAACCAGAAGAACAAGCAATATGTCCACTATCCACTTCCAATTTAAGATTTTGCCTACTGACCAGCTCGTTCTGCTTCCTTCCTCTCCAATTGAATCTCTGCACTCGGAAGATTCTCAACAGGCTttgcaagaaattcaagaaactccAGATATTCAGGATCTACATGTTCGTCAATAAATTAATTGTGACTGCAATACAAGGAAAGGATTGCACACTTGCTAATGCAAGTAGCATACCAGTAAGTATGTGCATACCTTTCAATATGGTTCCTTCTCGTCCGTCCTTCTTGGACCACTGCTTTGGAACACGCTGAGAAGGACCATATTCAACAACTGTTTTAAATTGAGTACCTGATCAAGCAAGCAGAACACAGTTACCACCTCCATATGCAAAATATGCTACTTAACATGTTCTTTTGAATGAGAATAACCACAAAGGTCCAAAAATCCTAATCACATTTTCATGAAGCCCAAATGCTCTAAGACATTATCATAGCTGCTGTTGAAACCCCtcgcattttcctttccttttggcTAAGGTACTAGCTGATTAAGAAAGTAAGTGTGACATCATGAGACACCAATTTTTTACTTTCAATAGGTGAATTACTCATCCTGGAGTAAACATTAATTAACCCAACAAGGAAATGCCACGATCTGCCAGAATTCTTGTGAATATAACAAGCTGCCCAGTTAAACCCTCTAAGCATGTCGTCGAGCATTACCCTTTTCATTAACAAAAACATGTCCATCAAAAAACTCTGCAAACTCAATAACATCTTCTGGTCTCTTAAAATCAATGTAAGCTCTGGAATAGGACTGACGCTTCTGACTGCAAAAGCAAACAGAAAATGGTATAAGAGGCACAGCCAAAGTACGTACTTTAATCATAACAACTGGACATCATAATGAACTTCTTCGTCCCACAAAGAAAACCAAAAACAGAAAGCACATTGAAACAACATTTGCTAGTGGCAATGCACTTGAAGACTGACAGCAAAAGCAAAATACAGGAACAAATTCTTCAGTACCCAACCATATCATGACCATCACTCATTATATAATATCCTGCTTTACTCGTCCATAACCacttattttataattttttaaaattttatattatttacttatttattcaCACTTGGTTCAACTTCACTACCAGAGTTGTTATGTTTTACAAGGACagctacaaaaacaaaaacaaaaaagaaaatatcatgGGATGAGTAAAACCTGAAaacattaacataaaaaaaaacacatcaTTAAAACAAGGATAATGAAAAGGTAAAAGCAGCATGGATAAAGGATAAATTTTCATTGATGATCAATTCAGATGAATTGGACATGTTCAGCAGGCTAAATTGCTGTAAAGCATAGAGAAAGTCATAACACTGCAATATCTCCTCAGCCACAAATCTAGCAATAGATTTGACATTTAATTCACGTTGCTGTCATGGTattacaattttcaaaccaAGAAAACATAATAAAGCCAACAGACATGGTACAAAACATGATCTAATCAAAAAGTGATAAAACCAATAAGgatgtcatttttttttctattagaCTTGTAAAGGAGCTATATTGGCAATGACAACAAAAACTACCAGCCAAGACAGCGCTaatgaagaaacaaaagtaGAACAGCAAGGGACAACAGTTGCAGCATTAAAACTGGACAAAACAATTTAAAGGACGCACATTTTTATAAAATCAAGCAGTCAAGCAATTAAATGGCCCATGATTGTAGCATGTTAAAAACAAAATCTTCTCCACCCACCTATTACTCATCACAAATCACCCCAGAATTCAACCAGTTGTAAACACTGCATAATCCCAGCATTGGCTTATTTAACAGCTATCCGATGAATCATTAATTCTAGTACCTAATCAACAACCACTTTTGCTCGAAACAACCAGCACTTAGAATACATGCACCATATTGACTGCAGACATAAAGCTGAATTACATGCTACCttggaaaccctaattgatACAGCCAATATAATTTAAAAGTCACTTCCATAAGTCCAAGTATTttaatcgaaaaaaaaaatcacctagCATAAAGGTAAATTTAACTAACTATTCgaataaaaaaattgattaaacAAACCTTCCAATATAACCAGCCCTCGAACACACAAAAGTACACTAAGCAGCAGAAATTAAATGCCCACGGTCACAAAACCACGTAAATGCGTACGCAAGTGCTGGCGCGGCCATTTAATATACTTAAAAATTTTCGAACCCTAACCTGGTTTTGCCGGGGCGAAAAGAAACCCAGTTATATCGGCCGGAGAAGCGAGTCTCAACTTGGTCCATAAGCGAAGACTGAGAAATTGAGGGAGGCAAGTGCCGCAGCACCACCTTGGTTCGATCTAAAGGCCCCTTCATGGCAAACTTCCTTTGCTGACCTTCAACTTTGCAAAACCCTAATCAACAATCCAACAACTGTCAATTATATCTATACCTACAAATCACCCCCTCAAATGCCCGAATATCACATCTTCTTTaccaaaattttgaccaaatacaTGTAAAGTTCCCGTGCCCTAATCCCCAACTGGATCCCAATTCGCCATGCATGAGTTGAGCAAAACACGGAAGCTAGAGAGAGAAAGCCGAATCAGATTTTAGAGAGAggatgagagagagaagaaaaagatagTACTAAGATATATGAGAGATGATGCAAATTTTATACAGAGTGACCGAAGGGGATTCTGTAAATATACTTTGTAATGTACTACTAATAGGCTGtaatgtgtgtatatatatatataaatatatatattacacaCACTGAAGTGTGTGCGGTCGTTTCACGCTTCGCTCTCTTTCTCTCTGGTCAGTTTGACCAATACACTTAACACTTGTTTGTATACgtattttctctctttctctctctcttggcccTTTCAAGTAATTAATAAATATTCTATCgttcgagaaaaaaaaaaagtactaaattactatatttttttttttatcaattgtcATCCCTGCTCCTGCTCCTGCTCCTATTCTAACTACGGGAGATTCAACTGAACCTACGAGAGATCAATGGGAATAGAACCACCACCGGACCAGACGGATGCATTATGCACCCGTCTGGATTTGAAGCAGAGCCACAaaaccttgcctcccaccccaccaaagCCTTAAGGGCTTGGTGGTGGCCACCAAGCCCGAGAACTGTGGTTAGttacaatatttattttttgtgtgtACATGTAAAATagataatttttgaattagTTTTGCCCTCTTAACCTGGAGAAAGTTTTAAATTTGATGATCTATAGCAAGTTAACTTGTAACTTTATACATGTTTGTATatggttttttttcttctaagTTACCATACATATTTTTATGTGTAGATGTAAAGTGGATAATGTTTTGGATTAGTTTTGACATCTACACTTGGAAGAACTTTCAAATTGGTACTCCCGAGCGAGTCAACTTACTAGTACAATTTGGCCATTGATTTCGATTCCATATAGGATTTTAGGTTATTTCATTTAGATAGAATTTGAAAACTACACTTAAATCCTCCCCTCTTTTTATTTCCCCTTATAGGATTTGAAATCTTCTTTTGAtatgaaaaaagagaaatgttatttgcaccCTCCTTATATATTATTTGCACTCCTACTATCTCATTTCCATCTTGACGAGACTATATTAccattgttctaatttcttttgttaCCCTATCTTGTATTCACATGTAAGGAAGTTGGATCCAATTGTCGTATATATCCATAAGGTAAAAAAAATTaccttttgcttcttcttttttttttataaatctaCATAActgttttttaatttattttcataTTCTTGTCTCAATTTCAAAATTGCAGATTTTTTATGAGCACAATTGAGGTTCCATTACATCATCTGGATACTAGTTACTATTATGCTTTTGTTGAAATATACTAGAAAATTCCACTCCCTCTATGCTGATCATACGAGCTATTCTTAGTAGACTTTTTGAAGTATTAATATCCTATTTATGAGACATTGTACTTATACTCAGGTTTTGCACATCTTTGATGCttggaatttatttatttatttatttatttatttatttattttgggctTGAAGTTTGGAATCTGTTAATATTACATTACTAGATTGATTTTTTTGCATCACATAATTTCGTAaaaatttgtagaaaaataCATAATACATATTAGTAACAATTTTAAATTAGTCATTTTAATATGTAATGGAATAATTAATTGGTTTTAGAATGTAAGAGAAAATCTAGTAAAGTTAACTCATAGGCAAGGAGATGAAATTAGAGGGAGGGTAATATGGTTTcatcaaaataaaaatgggaTAGTGGAGGTGCAAATAACATAAGAGAAATGCAAATAACATTATCCTTTAAAAAAAACTACGCTAAAATATTCTGAggtttttttggtattttcaaCTTGGAGGAttcattttgtgatttttttttccctctcattCTTGTTTGATTATAGTGCCAAAGCTCATGAAACAACGTGGCAAAActattttctaattattaatttaAGGTCATTCAAGGGCTTTAGTGAAGTGAAATGAGGCATACATACTACCTTCTAGTTACTTACTAGTAAAGCAAAGTGGAAACAACATCCAATTGAAAACAAGTTTTCTTAATGTAGGGGTCAAAGCGAATTTCTTGGCCTTTATACGATCAATTGAAATATTTAGTTGATCTGGGGGCCCAAATACTAAAGCTGTATTTTATCAGGGGGTTTTGATATAAAGAAGAAAAACGGTGTAGGCTAAAATGAGTGCTTAGTAAACATGGTACATGCCGCCGTAAGTATGACTTTTCCAAATTGCTAATGCTATGTTAGTGGGTAAAGAGAACGTGACACTGATGGCTGAGCTTGCGTGAGTGCACAAGCGTAGGACTTTTGGGCTGCGTTGTCTGGATTGCTGTTCTTTTTCAAAAGATTCTTACGTTTTTCgtgaatttattttttaattatttttttattttatatatatcaaattactgtaatatatttattttaaaaaattccaaaaaataataatataaacgGGCTATTTTTATGAACTACTTAGAGGATTTGTGaattatgttaaaaaaaaattggcaaacTTGCAACAAAATTGTGAACTCCCAAAGATTTGGGAATTATGACAAATTTGCCATTTTAATTCTGGATTTTTCATTGCCTTTATAATTTTTTTGCCAAGCTAACTTTTGAGTGAATTGCACTTCCACCCCACAAATTTTCAATATGTATTTTATTTCTTATTCAATGTTCCTTGACCGAAATACCTAGAGTTggcaaaaaaatccaaaacccaACAACCCCGCCCAGTAATTTTAAATGATGGATTGGGTCAGTTGGGTTATGAGTTTTATTGGATTGGGTGCGAATAACTCAATTTGTTCATTGGGTGGGTTGGATTTTTTATTTGGGCACCCAATACCCAACTTATTTAAAAGTaattcaaaacaataaataaaagattCAATACAGATACACCCAATCACTTGCATTTGGACATGTGTTAATAATTCATTGATCAATTTGTATTCAAAATtatcatatatatatgttttcaatcaattttttaatttttgtttaaaagaaaaaagaaacttaaaataagAACTCATGCTTAGTTTACTTTTACAACAATAGTTAAACTTGTTCAACTtctataataatttattatacCTTTTAAAAGTATGTTGTTTTCctccccccccttttttttgttgATCTCAAGTTGCTACTTGCTTCTATTAGTTAATATTTTGTGTACATAGAATAGAGTTAAATTTGTTCTAATTGCATTCTTTTACTTTTCTCTAACTTGGTTTATTTCATTATTAATAATTACTCATTAATATTATAATACAACAAATTATATGTCTCTTACTTACATTTTCAAGCATAATATAATAtagcattcaataatttaaatacaTGGACTATTACAACTTACAATAAAGCAAATATGAATAGTAAAAGTGTTAATAAGTTGTGACAAATATAAGTTTCAATCAATTAGTAGTATTAACAAGTATAaagtaaacaaatttttttaaatttatttaaatgtgcaatttattatctaaaattcacaGTACAaagcaatataaaatattattctatttatgatGTGTTTCTAAGGAGCTGAAGGAGTGTGTGTTTGAAAAAGTGTTAGTGCGtgataatacatttatatatgcGAAAATATGTTTGTGTGtgtgaaaaaaaatctttttatgtattaaaatgtaTGTGAGAAAGTTTATGTATCAAAATGTATTAATTAATATGTTGGGTCATATTTGGGTTATAAGTTTGAAATGACCTAATATAACCCAATCCAAAATCAACAGAATCTAAAGTTGGACGGGTTGGATATAATCCATTTAAGTGAAAATTCAATATCAACCCACCCATTTGCCAAGTATAGAAATACCTGTAAAGGAAGACTGTTTAGTTAAGATTGCAGCATCTAATTCTAATATTACTTATCCTTTATCGTCTATTTTTGTctatcatttctttttctttttctttcttcctttttttttgtaccTTCTATTCCACCGTTCATTAGAGCTCTCGCATCTTAGCATCCAATACACTAGGGT containing:
- the LOC140003685 gene encoding regulator of nonsense transcripts UPF3-like, whose translation is MKGPLDRTKVVLRHLPPSISQSSLMDQVETRFSGRYNWVSFRPGKTSQKRQSYSRAYIDFKRPEDVIEFAEFFDGHVFVNEKGTQFKTVVEYGPSQRVPKQWSKKDGREGTILKDPEYLEFLEFLAKPVENLPSAEIQLERKEAERAGVTKEAAIVTPLMDFVRQKRAAKSGTRRSASNGKSNRRVSGASIGGPSSSSSKRGSEKRRMSTTMYILRDNAKATSGKDKSTYILVPKQDDQHLSDKSVTSAAACGNGELEEESGDSGPTDSGKKKILLLKGKEKEIPHMSGGSPVQQSTASPFKNPPSSALKQNQRREASGKIIRSILLKDNRQNQPSSVRSDQQNQTVNLERDKRPPRPPSVQLLQKDANVASDDKVPNDIHNIHSEKQEKRTRNKDRPDRVVWTPLRRSDGSHTSDESLSSSASQSAVDATEGTQLEMKSDMSSARGGEFRHGGSGRGSQSSTDNGSYRHGGRRGSAHVKDSDGSSLVDGKPLRRGGSSGFGSHEKQVWVQKSSSGS